A single Pedobacter sp. PACM 27299 DNA region contains:
- the hpt gene encoding hypoxanthine phosphoribosyltransferase produces the protein MNSIKVLDKEFDILLENDNILKRTRLIGIQMNVDYENRSPLFIGVLNGSFLFMADLVKEITVPCEMTFIRVSSYKDTQSTGEIKEIFGLPENLKNRDIIIVEDIVDTGFTLSHILKEIYKQAPASVSVCSLLLKPDALKVQIDELEYVGFEIANNFVVGYGLDYNGYGRNLNHIYTVKSVANPLP, from the coding sequence ATGAATTCGATTAAAGTACTAGATAAGGAGTTTGATATCCTTCTCGAAAACGACAACATTCTGAAACGTACCCGACTAATCGGAATACAGATGAATGTAGACTATGAAAACCGGAGTCCCCTTTTTATTGGGGTGTTGAATGGTAGCTTTTTATTTATGGCTGATCTGGTAAAAGAGATCACCGTTCCCTGTGAAATGACTTTCATCCGCGTTTCCTCCTATAAGGACACGCAAAGTACCGGCGAGATTAAAGAGATTTTTGGCCTACCAGAAAACCTGAAAAACCGCGATATTATTATCGTGGAAGACATTGTAGATACTGGTTTTACCCTGAGTCATATCCTGAAAGAAATTTATAAACAAGCACCGGCATCCGTTAGCGTATGCTCATTGCTGCTAAAACCAGACGCATTAAAAGTACAGATCGACGAACTGGAATATGTTGGTTTTGAGATTGCCAATAACTTCGTTGTAGGTTATGGTCTGGATTATAATGGCTACGGCAGAAACCTTAACCACATCTACACGGTTAAATCTGTTGCCAACCCTTTACCTTAA
- a CDS encoding phosphatidylserine decarboxylase family protein, translated as MTIHKEGYTTIAVSLLFIFVLNAFIDYKFADITWLTWFVYILSFALFVTVLQFFRNPSRQFVTADNKVICPADGKVVVIEETEEGEYFKDKRIQVSIFMSPVNVHINRNPISGVVKFFKYHPGKYLAAWNPKSSTENERTTVVVEHANGTPVLFRQIAGALARRIVWYVKEGDQVKQTEEFGFIKFGSRVDIFLPVGTKVNLQLDQVVKGGITVLAELS; from the coding sequence ATGACCATACATAAAGAAGGTTACACTACCATTGCCGTATCATTGCTGTTCATCTTTGTATTGAACGCATTCATCGATTATAAATTTGCAGATATTACCTGGTTAACCTGGTTCGTATATATATTATCATTTGCTCTATTTGTTACTGTATTACAGTTTTTCAGAAACCCAAGCAGACAATTCGTTACCGCCGACAATAAAGTAATTTGTCCGGCAGACGGTAAGGTTGTGGTTATTGAAGAGACTGAAGAAGGTGAATATTTCAAAGATAAGAGAATTCAAGTATCGATATTTATGTCGCCTGTCAATGTACACATCAATAGAAACCCGATTTCTGGTGTAGTAAAGTTCTTTAAATACCACCCGGGAAAATACCTGGCCGCATGGAATCCGAAGTCTTCTACAGAAAACGAACGTACAACAGTAGTAGTAGAACACGCTAATGGAACTCCAGTATTGTTCAGACAGATTGCTGGAGCCCTTGCCAGACGTATTGTATGGTATGTGAAAGAAGGTGACCAGGTGAAACAAACTGAAGAATTTGGCTTTATTAAATTTGGCTCCAGAGTGGATATATTTTTACCAGTTGGCACGAAGGTTAATCTTCAGTTAGATCAGGTTGTAAAAGGTGGAATTACGGTGTTAGCGGAATTGAGCTAG
- the rplS gene encoding 50S ribosomal protein L19 yields MDLVKFVEEQVIAKNEFPAFKSGDTVSVHYKIREGNKERIQIYQGVVLQRNSVGANETFTVRKMSNGIGVERIFPINSPNIAKIEVNSHGKVRRAKLFYLRELTGKAARIKSRRV; encoded by the coding sequence ATGGATTTAGTAAAATTTGTTGAAGAGCAGGTAATCGCAAAAAATGAGTTTCCTGCATTCAAATCAGGAGATACAGTGAGTGTTCACTATAAAATTCGCGAAGGTAATAAAGAACGTATTCAAATTTACCAAGGTGTAGTATTACAACGTAATAGTGTAGGTGCTAATGAAACGTTTACTGTTCGTAAAATGTCTAATGGTATTGGTGTGGAACGTATATTCCCTATCAATTCGCCTAATATCGCTAAAATAGAGGTTAACAGCCACGGTAAGGTTCGCAGGGCGAAATTATTCTATCTACGTGAATTAACTGGTAAAGCAGCTCGTATCAAATCTAGAAGAGTTTAA